One region of Brassica rapa cultivar Chiifu-401-42 unplaced genomic scaffold, CAAS_Brap_v3.01 Scaffold0941, whole genome shotgun sequence genomic DNA includes:
- the LOC103849845 gene encoding uncharacterized protein LOC103849845, with translation MEKNFETLTCSEESKKKMAVYYLDKDAAEWWESRDRQVGHLVITWSAFKQEFERKYFTLESKRRLQQLENRLVVGKYESLAELEEKAVNVEIGLEAEKAASRKSKQHQEGKYDGNQKSFKGKDKEKESGGPSRRSLFTGKCFNCGKIGHKSTTPIAVHPPPAPPAIAPVPKRQAIGGTLHVAGRPTHVLFDSGATHSFVTPEAAAEFLGSFVIDRMDVAVKTPGDQTLQAKECLRRVPLVLCEKMFLADLLVVPLKGCEVILGMDWLSGYRAQLDCGKGRILFKENGQRQIVFYGISPSKSVSLVAALRVEDLQGWRSVSGNSNC, from the exons ATGGAGAAAAACTTTGAGACCCTGACGTGTTCCGAAGAGTCTAAGAAGAAGATGGCAGTATATTACTTAGACAAAGACGCAGCAGAATGGTGGGAGAGTAGGGATCGCCAAGTGGGACATCTGGTCATCACTTGGTCGGCATTCAAACAAGAATTTGAACGCAAGTACTTCACCCTGGAGTCTAAGCGAAGGCTTCAAC AGTTAGAAAATAGACTGGTAGTCGGGAAATACGAGAGTCTCGCCGAGCTAGAGGAAAAGGCCGTGAATGTGGAGATCGGATTGGAAGCTGAGAAGGCGGCAAGTAGGAAATCCAAGCAGCATCAAGAAGGAAAGTATGATGGAAACCAAAAATCATTTAAGGGTAAAGATAAGGAAAAGGAATCGGGAGGGCCAAGTCGACGATCTTTGTTCACAGGAAAATGCTTTAACTGTGGCAAGATAGGCCATAAGTCAA CTACGCCAATCGCTGTTCATCCTCCTCCAGCTCCACCTGCAATCGCACCAGTGCCCAAAAGGCAAGCTATAGGAG GAACTTTACATGTTGCGGGGCGTCCCACACATGTATTGTTTGACTCCggggcaacacatagttttgtgaccccTGAGGCAGCTGCCGAGTTTTTGGGTTCATTTGTGATTGACAGGATGGATGTGGCTGTGAAGACTCCCGGAGACCAAACCCTCCAAGCAAAAGAATGCCTCAGAAGAGTTCCGTTAGTCCTTTGCGAGAAGATGTTCTTGGCAGATTTGTTGGTGGTGCCCTTGAAAGGATGTGAAGTTATCTTGGGCATGGATTGGTTATCAGGCTACCGGGCACAATTAGATTGTGGAAAAGGTCGTATTTTGTTCAAGGAGAACGGGCAACGACAAATAGTGTTTTATGGGATCAGTCCAAGCAAGTCTGTGTCTTTAGTAGCTGCCTTGAGAGTGGAAGATTTGCAAGGATGGAGAAGCGTATCTGGTAACAGTAACTGCTAG